From a region of the Leptospira kmetyi serovar Malaysia str. Bejo-Iso9 genome:
- a CDS encoding DUF1554 domain-containing protein, translating into MHHETSIFKSDKICASISGKNILKSAFSLLLVGLLFSCSTPFPDVNSSVLLLGLLNQNNTADNGTNNPSNPNLLFKYIFVTTASTNGALGNIAGADTKCANEKNANFASLPGTGTDYKALIASPTRRACTTAFCTTTAQNISWVLLPNQDYYKGTVASPVKVFTTNAGGVVVFPTLSVIDPGAVSWWTGIEADWTTSVDHCSSWGDGTAGSSAQYGVGNSTADTSIAAGFTQPCNSSRKLVCVRQ; encoded by the coding sequence GTGCATCATGAAACTAGTATATTCAAAAGTGATAAAATTTGTGCTTCTATTTCGGGTAAGAATATTCTGAAATCGGCATTTTCTTTACTTTTGGTCGGGCTCTTGTTTTCCTGTTCGACCCCATTTCCCGATGTGAACTCGAGCGTTCTTTTACTCGGACTTCTCAATCAAAACAACACGGCCGATAACGGAACGAACAACCCGTCGAATCCGAATCTTTTGTTTAAGTATATTTTTGTAACAACCGCTTCCACCAATGGTGCGTTAGGAAACATTGCCGGTGCGGATACGAAATGCGCGAACGAAAAGAATGCGAACTTTGCTTCTTTGCCCGGAACCGGAACGGATTACAAGGCTTTGATTGCGTCTCCGACCCGAAGGGCGTGTACGACCGCTTTTTGTACAACGACCGCACAAAATATAAGTTGGGTTCTTCTTCCCAATCAGGATTACTATAAAGGAACCGTAGCTTCTCCCGTAAAAGTGTTTACTACAAATGCCGGAGGGGTTGTAGTTTTTCCGACTCTCAGTGTAATTGATCCCGGGGCGGTCTCATGGTGGACCGGTATCGAAGCGGATTGGACTACGAGCGTGGATCATTGTTCGAGTTGGGGCGATGGAACCGCGGGAAGTAGTGCTCAATACGGAGTCGGAAATTCCACTGCGGATACTTCCATTGCGGCCGGCTTTACTCAGCCTTGTAATAGTAGCCGAAAACTTGTCTGTGTTCGGCAATGA
- a CDS encoding fibronectin type III domain-containing protein, translating to MKSLAGKILLLLCLFISYSAYSEDKKYTFYIEWNEVKGNNGYKVEVRKISDPETLVAEEKVATNSLEFLIPAGEYEFRISALNRFGKPSSWSQWSSFLVEHDRPKSVYEAEKKQAITGVSTWKVWVPGLLPIERKEHKKASLIFLWFGALAIAGNAERTAGNSLSQSSSNDPAFLTLAALTTPLPVSFYLFQQRDEDKKEYKTHQNNQVGIGVLALLSYGLNVWLEKRSFQSTTVLIESKSEGLSRWNQPNIQPNSFLSLGRIELSFRKEFE from the coding sequence TTGAAATCTTTAGCGGGAAAAATTCTACTTCTGCTTTGTTTGTTTATTAGTTATTCTGCATATTCGGAAGATAAGAAATACACCTTTTACATAGAATGGAACGAGGTAAAGGGAAACAACGGATACAAGGTGGAAGTCCGTAAAATTTCGGACCCCGAAACTCTCGTCGCGGAGGAAAAGGTAGCCACGAACAGCTTGGAATTTCTGATTCCCGCCGGAGAATACGAGTTTCGAATTTCGGCGCTCAATCGTTTCGGAAAACCTTCCTCTTGGAGTCAGTGGTCTTCGTTTCTTGTCGAACACGATCGGCCCAAAAGCGTTTACGAAGCCGAAAAAAAACAGGCCATAACCGGAGTGTCCACTTGGAAGGTCTGGGTTCCAGGTTTGCTTCCGATCGAAAGAAAGGAACACAAAAAGGCTTCTTTGATCTTTTTATGGTTCGGGGCGCTCGCGATCGCGGGTAACGCGGAAAGAACGGCCGGAAATTCCCTTTCTCAATCCTCTTCGAACGATCCCGCATTCTTAACGTTAGCCGCATTGACGACTCCGCTTCCCGTTTCCTTTTATCTGTTTCAACAAAGGGACGAGGATAAAAAAGAATACAAAACGCATCAAAATAATCAAGTGGGAATAGGCGTCTTAGCCCTTTTGAGTTACGGCTTGAACGTGTGGTTGGAAAAACGTTCTTTTCAATCCACGACGGTTTTGATAGAATCAAAATCGGAAGGATTGTCCCGATGGAATCAGCCGAACATACAACCGAATTCTTTTCTTTCCCTGGGAAGGATCGAACTCAGCTTTCGAAAGGAGTTCGAGTGA
- a CDS encoding adenylate/guanylate cyclase domain-containing protein, with protein MSSLLDLLKRKNDQPIRWEELPNLHSDSEDPDLLIRSLISEKLSLGIREVVFCLPGKEAESLKKSHDFLKLVRDLKQGGFTISSADSDKILSGTGESSEKFFQFLKNRSHNAPCLVWTRRGIASEIESKYHDFLKYPHRIHGQEFEPFRPSRFTIRVKLLSIVSAIIMISMSLMITMATYFFRKYSEILIQEYNLSLARMTGLQLSGQLKETTRKIQDFRPAESEKFFRANSNAVAYVRFRSKPGESVREISSLFWNLKFLKNNSVSGVPDPETLKTALEKASSRLSGTLEVLNVSSEFGFPAVAVLLPVENGTEISGLVFSATEFLDSFLAVRQTDFFQMLVVDSSGNLIAHSNDKEAISGKDYKKHPLVENMLRSPSDNGSQRFDFEGREMLGSYQQLEVGGLGILSTLDADLAFEAVYKIRRQNLLIMISVLSVAFFVVFVFSRTLTIPIIQLLTATRKVEQGNYHVDIRPTTHDEVGVLTNLFLRMARGLEEREKIKSTFGKFVNKEIAERALSSDLKLGGENREVTVFFSDLRNFTGMSEKMRPEEVVEFLNQYFTEMVECIHLTQGIVDKFIGDAVMAHWGALVHDGNEPKNAINAALLMRRALIEFNRKGHEIGRPFTRFGCGINSGPVIVGQIGSEKKLEFTVIGDTVNLASRIEYLNKEFGTDILISESTYQQGKDHFNFVELPPVWIRGKEKPQSIYAVLGWKDDQDCPKSLEELRVLCGIPDPESPSRSLA; from the coding sequence ATGTCCAGCCTGCTTGATTTATTGAAAAGGAAGAACGATCAACCGATTCGTTGGGAAGAATTGCCGAATCTGCATTCCGATTCGGAAGACCCCGATTTATTAATCCGAAGTCTGATTTCCGAGAAACTTTCGCTCGGAATCCGCGAGGTCGTTTTTTGTCTTCCGGGAAAAGAGGCCGAGTCCCTCAAAAAGTCCCACGACTTTTTAAAACTCGTGCGCGATCTGAAACAAGGCGGTTTTACGATTTCGTCCGCGGACAGCGATAAGATTCTTTCCGGCACGGGAGAATCCTCCGAAAAGTTTTTTCAATTCTTAAAAAACCGTTCCCACAACGCTCCTTGTCTCGTTTGGACCCGTCGCGGAATCGCATCCGAAATAGAATCAAAATATCATGATTTTCTAAAGTATCCTCATCGGATTCACGGACAGGAATTCGAGCCGTTTCGTCCTTCCCGTTTTACGATCCGCGTGAAACTTCTCTCCATCGTTTCAGCGATCATCATGATCAGCATGAGTTTGATGATTACGATGGCCACGTATTTTTTCAGAAAGTACAGCGAGATTCTCATCCAGGAATACAACCTTTCTTTGGCGAGAATGACCGGTCTTCAACTAAGCGGACAACTCAAGGAAACCACCCGCAAGATTCAGGATTTCCGTCCCGCCGAATCCGAAAAATTCTTCCGGGCAAACTCGAATGCGGTCGCTTACGTGCGTTTCCGATCCAAACCGGGAGAATCCGTCCGCGAGATCAGTTCCTTGTTTTGGAATTTGAAATTCCTAAAAAACAATTCCGTTTCGGGAGTTCCCGATCCCGAAACTCTGAAAACCGCTTTGGAAAAAGCGTCCTCTCGTTTGTCCGGTACATTAGAAGTTTTGAATGTTTCTTCCGAGTTTGGTTTCCCGGCCGTTGCGGTTTTACTTCCCGTCGAAAACGGAACCGAAATATCGGGTTTGGTTTTTTCCGCCACGGAATTTTTGGATTCCTTTCTTGCCGTGAGACAAACCGACTTCTTTCAAATGCTCGTGGTGGATTCTTCCGGAAATCTGATCGCACATTCCAACGATAAGGAGGCGATCTCCGGCAAGGATTATAAAAAACATCCTCTTGTGGAGAATATGCTCCGCAGTCCTTCCGACAACGGTTCGCAACGTTTCGACTTCGAAGGAAGGGAAATGCTCGGTTCGTATCAACAGCTCGAAGTCGGCGGGCTCGGAATTCTTTCCACGTTAGACGCCGATCTCGCGTTCGAAGCGGTTTATAAAATCCGAAGACAGAATCTTCTCATCATGATTTCGGTTTTGTCCGTCGCGTTTTTCGTCGTGTTCGTATTTTCGAGAACTCTTACGATTCCGATCATTCAACTTCTTACCGCGACGAGAAAGGTCGAGCAGGGAAATTATCACGTAGACATACGTCCGACCACACACGACGAAGTCGGGGTTCTCACCAATTTGTTCTTAAGAATGGCGAGAGGACTCGAAGAACGGGAAAAAATCAAAAGCACCTTCGGTAAGTTCGTGAACAAGGAGATCGCCGAACGCGCGTTATCTTCCGATCTGAAACTCGGAGGAGAAAACAGGGAAGTCACCGTGTTCTTTTCCGATCTTCGAAATTTTACGGGAATGTCCGAAAAGATGAGACCGGAAGAAGTCGTCGAATTTTTAAATCAGTACTTCACCGAAATGGTGGAATGTATTCATCTTACGCAAGGAATCGTGGATAAGTTTATCGGGGACGCGGTTATGGCGCATTGGGGCGCGCTCGTTCACGACGGAAACGAACCGAAAAACGCGATCAACGCCGCCTTGTTAATGCGAAGAGCCTTGATCGAGTTCAATCGAAAGGGTCACGAAATCGGAAGACCGTTTACCCGTTTCGGTTGCGGAATCAACTCCGGTCCGGTGATCGTGGGGCAGATCGGTTCCGAAAAAAAATTGGAATTCACCGTGATCGGAGACACGGTCAATCTCGCGTCGAGAATCGAATACTTAAACAAGGAATTCGGAACGGACATCCTGATTTCCGAAAGCACTTATCAACAAGGAAAAGATCATTTCAACTTCGTGGAACTTCCTCCCGTTTGGATTCGGGGAAAGGAAAAACCTCAGTCCATCTACGCGGTGTTAGGTTGGAAAGACGATCAGGATTGCCCTAAGTCTTTGGAGGAATTGCGCGTGTTGTGCGGAATTCCGGATCCCGAATCGCCTTCCCGGTCCTTGGCATGA
- a CDS encoding YHS domain-containing (seleno)protein produces the protein MKKFFSIAVLFSVLSLNASEINKTFWKDLALNGYDPVAYFTLGKPVEGKKEFSFRWKEADWRFSSAENLKLFRERPDQYAPQFGGYCAYGIAMGEKVSIDPNQWKIVDGKLYLNYDHDVQVLWEKDTSGWIQKAREKWGAIKLK, from the coding sequence ATGAAAAAGTTTTTCTCGATCGCCGTCCTTTTTTCGGTTCTTTCCCTAAACGCTTCCGAAATCAATAAGACGTTTTGGAAGGATCTCGCCCTCAACGGTTATGATCCCGTCGCGTATTTCACTTTGGGGAAACCGGTCGAAGGTAAAAAGGAATTTTCGTTTCGTTGGAAGGAAGCCGATTGGAGATTCTCCTCGGCCGAAAATCTAAAACTCTTTCGCGAACGTCCGGATCAATACGCCCCTCAGTTCGGAGGTTATTGCGCGTACGGAATCGCGATGGGTGAAAAGGTAAGTATCGATCCGAATCAATGGAAGATCGTAGACGGAAAGTTGTATCTCAACTACGATCACGACGTCCAAGTTCTTTGGGAAAAGGACACTTCCGGTTGGATTCAAAAAGCTCGGGAAAAATGGGGCGCGATCAAACTAAAATAA
- a CDS encoding mechanosensitive ion channel family protein translates to MDWNFPQIWFSKEFLTELGTATGIFLFVLFFGYVLGDRIVPRLSGVLFQNKIPSSHPLYKAGRRIIRLLFFLLASFLFLKFLKPISVSGEAFFLGFRILSIILLTFALVHLFSAVFETYSEKTDGLISSASIISNVIRITLFAIGVLLILQSLGISIAPILGALGVGGLAVALGLQPTLSNLFSGLSILLGKQLKKGDYVRLQGENLEGYVQDITWRSTTIRRFNNSTIVVPNSVMASSVFTNFDLPTKEFSIQIEVGVAYQSDLEKVESLSVEIGKEVLGKFYKTTSAPEVSFAYQKFGENSIDFKVVLPSLEFTDQFPIKHEFIKLLHSRFQTEGIELRLQKK, encoded by the coding sequence ATGGATTGGAACTTTCCGCAGATCTGGTTCTCGAAGGAATTTCTGACGGAGCTCGGAACGGCGACGGGAATTTTTCTGTTCGTATTATTTTTCGGTTATGTATTGGGCGATCGAATCGTTCCCCGATTGTCCGGGGTTTTATTTCAGAATAAAATTCCGAGTTCGCATCCGCTCTACAAAGCCGGAAGAAGAATCATCCGTTTGCTTTTCTTTCTGCTCGCGTCCTTTTTGTTTCTTAAATTCTTAAAACCGATTTCCGTTTCCGGAGAAGCCTTCTTTTTGGGGTTTAGAATTCTTTCGATCATCCTTTTGACGTTCGCGCTCGTTCATCTTTTTTCGGCGGTGTTCGAAACGTATTCCGAAAAAACGGACGGTTTGATCTCTTCCGCGTCCATCATCAGCAACGTGATCCGAATTACGTTATTCGCCATCGGGGTTCTTTTGATTTTACAATCGCTCGGGATTTCGATCGCGCCGATCCTGGGAGCGCTCGGAGTCGGAGGTCTTGCGGTCGCTTTGGGTTTACAACCCACTTTATCGAATTTGTTTTCGGGTTTGAGCATTCTGCTCGGCAAACAACTCAAAAAAGGTGATTACGTTCGGCTTCAAGGGGAGAATCTGGAAGGTTACGTGCAGGACATCACCTGGAGAAGCACCACGATCCGGAGATTCAACAACAGCACGATCGTAGTTCCGAACTCGGTGATGGCGTCTTCGGTTTTTACGAACTTCGATCTTCCCACGAAAGAATTTTCGATTCAGATAGAAGTCGGCGTCGCTTATCAATCCGATCTGGAAAAAGTGGAATCCCTTTCCGTCGAAATCGGAAAGGAAGTTCTCGGAAAATTCTATAAGACGACTTCCGCGCCCGAGGTTTCCTTCGCTTATCAAAAGTTCGGGGAGAATTCGATCGACTTTAAGGTCGTTCTTCCTTCGCTCGAGTTCACGGATCAATTTCCGATCAAACACGAATTCATCAAACTTCTTCATTCCCGTTTTCAAACGGAAGGAATCGAACTCCGTCTTCAGAAAAAATGA
- a CDS encoding LA_0991 family prenyltransferase-like protein, whose amino-acid sequence MIRGVFKRIFYYWNVLSVDIVCGSVASAWFASSILHTKMRTAFWFLLPAAVWVIYSADHLVDGWKLREKSENQRHEFHYKNRIFLSIVTLFTAIVCFVCGILFLREWVWTVALIIGSFVFLHMAFAYLQVSFFWKECSVAVLYTAGIWFGPILLTENASDEIWIPCLLFFIAALCNSFVNSYMEREIDRKENAESILRQVSPGALKKSVFTLGAIGMALNLFWLGKNSGSILPEFLFLSLGFWIPTQILLFENSFQKNQMYRIFGEGYFILACLPVMVR is encoded by the coding sequence ATGATCCGCGGCGTCTTCAAAAGAATATTCTACTATTGGAATGTGCTGAGCGTCGACATAGTATGCGGTTCGGTCGCTTCGGCGTGGTTCGCGTCCTCCATTCTCCATACGAAAATGAGAACCGCGTTTTGGTTTTTATTACCGGCCGCCGTTTGGGTGATCTACAGCGCGGATCATCTCGTGGACGGCTGGAAACTGCGCGAAAAAAGCGAAAATCAACGCCACGAATTCCATTATAAAAATAGAATATTCTTAAGCATTGTCACCTTGTTCACCGCGATCGTTTGTTTCGTTTGCGGAATCCTGTTTCTTCGGGAATGGGTTTGGACCGTCGCATTGATCATAGGAAGTTTCGTATTTCTGCACATGGCATTTGCGTATTTGCAAGTTTCCTTTTTTTGGAAGGAATGTTCGGTCGCGGTTCTTTATACCGCCGGGATTTGGTTCGGGCCGATCCTATTGACCGAAAACGCGTCCGATGAAATCTGGATTCCCTGTTTGTTGTTTTTTATCGCGGCCTTATGCAATTCTTTCGTGAATTCTTATATGGAAAGGGAAATCGATCGAAAGGAAAACGCGGAATCCATTCTAAGACAAGTTTCTCCGGGCGCCTTGAAAAAATCCGTTTTCACGTTAGGCGCAATCGGAATGGCTTTGAATCTTTTTTGGCTCGGGAAAAATAGCGGATCGATTCTTCCCGAATTTCTGTTTCTGAGTTTAGGTTTTTGGATTCCTACGCAGATTCTTCTTTTTGAAAATTCTTTTCAGAAAAATCAAATGTATAGAATTTTCGGAGAAGGTTATTTTATTCTCGCCTGCCTTCCGGTTATGGTTCGGTGA
- a CDS encoding fatty acid desaturase CarF family protein: MKPEPTPLQRPDLTIHRIFETLSVIAFVFLSVYLGFRLFQILENDSVSNSYLLWAIPSVVLLSWLGADFISGLVHFLGDSVGSETTPIFGPAFIFPFRDHHVDPKGITRHDFIETNGNNCLVSLPILVYYVFFWESEGVVSSLIALFWFFLLWGIFATNQIHKWAHQDSPNAFIKTLQKYKLILGPAHHKVHHTPPHDTYFCITTGWLNPVLKTLKFYDALRWILRIPPAVKAETITEP; the protein is encoded by the coding sequence ATGAAACCAGAACCAACTCCGCTTCAAAGACCGGATCTTACGATTCATAGAATTTTCGAAACTCTCAGCGTCATCGCTTTCGTTTTTTTATCCGTCTATTTGGGTTTTCGACTTTTTCAAATCCTTGAGAACGATTCCGTTTCGAATTCCTATCTTCTTTGGGCGATTCCTTCGGTCGTTTTGTTGTCCTGGCTCGGAGCCGATTTCATTTCGGGTTTGGTTCATTTTTTAGGCGACAGCGTCGGTTCCGAAACGACTCCGATTTTCGGTCCCGCGTTTATCTTCCCGTTCCGAGATCATCACGTCGATCCTAAGGGAATCACAAGACACGATTTTATAGAAACCAACGGAAATAACTGTCTGGTTTCCCTTCCTATATTAGTATATTATGTTTTCTTTTGGGAGTCCGAAGGGGTCGTAAGTTCTTTGATCGCTTTGTTTTGGTTTTTTCTTTTGTGGGGAATTTTTGCGACGAATCAGATCCACAAATGGGCGCATCAGGATTCTCCGAACGCATTTATTAAAACATTACAAAAGTATAAATTGATTTTGGGTCCGGCGCATCACAAGGTGCATCATACTCCGCCGCACGACACGTATTTTTGCATCACTACGGGTTGGTTGAATCCCGTTCTGAAAACTCTGAAGTTTTACGACGCGCTTCGTTGGATTTTACGGATCCCACCCGCAGTCAAAGCGGAAACGATCACCGAACCATAA
- a CDS encoding DUF2721 domain-containing protein, translating into MTPLSFNTPGLLFPAISLLMLAYTNRFLGLANLARQLIGKYQENKNPDLLSQIRNLRFRLSLIRHTQSMGVLSLLSCTSCLTVLAFDLQQTAWILFGVALLCLVASLCICLLEIHLSVHALDIEMHALDKND; encoded by the coding sequence ATGACTCCTCTTTCGTTCAATACTCCCGGCTTATTGTTTCCGGCGATTTCGCTTTTGATGCTCGCATATACGAATCGTTTTTTGGGTCTTGCCAATCTTGCGAGACAACTCATCGGAAAGTATCAGGAGAATAAAAATCCGGATCTTCTTTCCCAGATTCGAAACCTACGCTTTCGTCTTTCTTTGATTCGACATACGCAAAGCATGGGAGTTTTGAGTTTACTTTCCTGCACTTCTTGTCTGACCGTTCTCGCCTTCGATCTTCAACAAACGGCTTGGATTCTTTTCGGGGTCGCCCTTCTTTGTTTGGTCGCGTCTCTTTGTATTTGCCTTTTGGAAATTCATCTTTCGGTTCACGCTTTGGACATAGAAATGCACGCGTTGGACAAAAACGACTGA
- a CDS encoding SDR family oxidoreductase encodes MNETFYKDKVVWITGASSGIGEELVKEAAKRGAKIVLSARRTKELERVKKECGLTKTNSLILPLDLEDYKKLKNIPKKVVDQFGRIDVLINNGGISQRSYTYETSLETYEKLMDVNYFGNIALSLAVLPVLRKQNGGTIASISSVAGLFGVPLRSGYSATKAALTGFYESLRAENVKENVKVSLIYPGFIRTQISNNALKGDGSKQGRMDEVIEKGIAPDECARRILDGIAEDKLKIVIAGSRERLGIFMYKFFPGIFAKMIAKAKVH; translated from the coding sequence ATGAACGAAACATTTTATAAGGACAAGGTCGTTTGGATCACGGGAGCCTCTTCCGGGATCGGAGAGGAACTCGTAAAGGAAGCGGCCAAAAGGGGCGCGAAGATCGTCCTTTCCGCAAGAAGAACCAAGGAATTGGAACGGGTCAAAAAAGAATGCGGACTTACCAAAACGAACAGTTTGATTCTTCCCTTAGATTTAGAAGATTATAAAAAACTAAAGAACATTCCTAAAAAAGTAGTCGATCAGTTCGGGCGCATCGACGTTCTAATCAACAACGGAGGAATCAGCCAACGCTCCTATACGTACGAAACTTCTTTAGAAACTTATGAAAAACTCATGGACGTGAATTACTTCGGGAACATCGCGCTTTCACTCGCGGTGCTTCCCGTTCTCCGCAAACAAAACGGAGGAACGATCGCATCGATTTCAAGCGTGGCAGGTTTGTTCGGAGTTCCTCTTCGAAGCGGATACAGCGCGACCAAGGCCGCCCTCACCGGTTTTTACGAATCCTTACGCGCCGAAAACGTAAAGGAAAACGTAAAGGTTTCGTTGATTTATCCGGGCTTTATCAGAACGCAGATTTCCAACAACGCCCTTAAAGGGGACGGAAGCAAACAGGGAAGAATGGACGAGGTGATCGAAAAGGGAATCGCACCGGACGAATGTGCCCGCAGAATCTTGGACGGAATCGCGGAAGACAAACTTAAGATCGTCATCGCGGGAAGCCGAGAAAGGCTCGGAATTTTTATGTATAAATTCTTTCCCGGAATTTTCGCGAAGATGATCGCCAAAGCCAAAGTCCACTAA
- a CDS encoding alpha/beta hydrolase, with product MKKNSIRNAFVAVLCLLSLAFLLWSLWNPLPIVKFVLRYTDVMERIRKNSPLPPKGVALDHTVEVIKVKNTTAIWLDRKNSFQGVLVYLHGGAYLKGPFETQWKYVSRMIRKTSMAALVIDYKMPPGFPFPHGLEGSLELIRELQKEGSLANRWFLLGDSAGGGLALAIAFRLRETKSSLPQGLILMSPWLDLNMDNPNVDLVAPEDPMLKKKFLIDSANQYAPNADLKNPLISPVYGDVKGLPPILLQTGTSDILLPDIRKFYEKCKENGVSIRYEEYPEAFHVFMMLNPLKEARRAIDSQKEFLLR from the coding sequence ATGAAAAAGAATTCGATTCGAAACGCGTTCGTCGCCGTTCTTTGTCTACTTTCTCTCGCGTTTTTGCTTTGGTCCTTATGGAATCCGCTCCCCATCGTCAAGTTCGTTCTTCGTTATACGGACGTGATGGAAAGGATTCGAAAAAATTCTCCCTTGCCTCCGAAAGGAGTCGCACTGGATCACACAGTGGAAGTTATCAAAGTCAAGAACACGACCGCGATTTGGCTCGATCGAAAAAATTCCTTCCAAGGCGTTCTCGTTTATCTTCACGGTGGTGCGTATCTCAAAGGTCCATTTGAAACGCAGTGGAAATACGTTTCGAGAATGATTCGAAAAACTTCCATGGCCGCTCTTGTGATCGATTACAAAATGCCTCCCGGATTTCCGTTTCCGCACGGACTCGAAGGCTCGTTGGAATTGATCCGCGAACTGCAAAAAGAAGGCTCTCTCGCGAATCGTTGGTTTTTGTTAGGCGACAGCGCGGGCGGAGGTTTGGCTCTTGCGATCGCGTTTCGTCTGAGAGAAACGAAGTCCTCTCTTCCGCAAGGTTTGATTCTCATGTCGCCTTGGCTCGATTTAAACATGGACAATCCGAACGTGGATCTCGTCGCGCCGGAGGATCCGATGCTTAAGAAAAAATTTCTGATCGATTCGGCAAATCAATACGCGCCTAACGCGGATTTAAAGAATCCTTTGATTTCTCCCGTGTACGGTGACGTGAAAGGTTTGCCTCCGATTCTGTTGCAAACGGGAACCTCGGACATACTTTTACCCGATATCCGAAAGTTTTACGAAAAGTGTAAGGAGAACGGAGTTTCGATTCGATATGAAGAATATCCCGAAGCGTTTCACGTTTTTATGATGTTGAATCCGCTGAAGGAAGCGAGAAGAGCGATCGATTCTCAAAAAGAATTTTTACTTCGGTAA
- a CDS encoding fumarylacetoacetate hydrolase family protein: MATNYIRFVKKNHIDWGKIENGNVLPLHCGDRSTKDFLEFVRKKKKPAKTKTQTKTQSLSLKTVSILSPITAPCQILCQGANYRQHLIESGLDPDEKNYNLFFTKSDASLSVPIGEVVRPAHVKLLDYEIELGLVFGKGFDQPLAKNSSNISEYIAAFFMANDVSARDIQLPQMQWYKGKSYRTFCPAGPYLAVLDPGDFEVLGSLELNLSVNGEVRQKDKASNLVFNPIESVLELSEFCNVSPGDVLLTGTPSGCALLAPGKFIQNIASLLPEKKKWKLFVKGQSKRRQYLQPGDVVRSTIRTPDGRIDLGEQILNIVSE; the protein is encoded by the coding sequence ATGGCGACAAACTACATTCGATTCGTCAAAAAGAATCATATCGATTGGGGGAAAATCGAAAACGGAAACGTTCTCCCCTTACACTGCGGAGATAGATCCACAAAAGACTTTCTCGAATTTGTTCGGAAAAAAAAGAAACCCGCGAAGACGAAGACCCAAACAAAAACGCAAAGTCTTTCTTTAAAAACCGTTTCGATTCTTTCGCCGATCACTGCTCCGTGTCAGATTCTTTGTCAAGGCGCCAACTACAGACAACATCTGATCGAATCGGGTCTCGATCCGGATGAAAAAAATTACAATCTATTCTTCACAAAATCGGACGCTTCCCTTTCTGTTCCGATCGGAGAAGTCGTTCGGCCCGCGCACGTAAAACTTTTAGATTATGAGATCGAACTCGGTCTCGTGTTCGGAAAAGGTTTCGATCAACCTCTTGCAAAGAATTCCTCGAATATAAGCGAATACATAGCCGCATTCTTTATGGCAAACGACGTTTCCGCGAGAGACATACAACTTCCGCAAATGCAGTGGTATAAGGGAAAATCGTATCGAACCTTTTGTCCTGCCGGTCCTTATCTCGCCGTTTTGGACCCGGGGGATTTCGAAGTTTTGGGTTCGTTGGAATTGAATCTTTCGGTAAACGGAGAAGTCCGTCAAAAAGACAAGGCTTCCAATCTGGTTTTCAATCCGATCGAAAGCGTTTTGGAATTATCCGAATTTTGCAACGTTTCACCGGGAGACGTTTTGTTGACGGGAACTCCTTCCGGTTGCGCGCTTCTCGCTCCCGGAAAGTTCATTCAAAATATTGCAAGTCTTTTGCCCGAAAAGAAAAAATGGAAATTGTTCGTCAAGGGTCAGAGTAAACGACGTCAATATCTTCAACCTGGCGACGTCGTTCGTTCCACGATCCGCACTCCGGACGGAAGGATCGATCTCGGAGAACAGATCTTAAACATCGTCTCCGAGTAA